GCCGGCCTTGAAACTGAACTGCGGGGCTTCGAACGTGTCGACCGGGGCTCCGATTCCACGCAAGAAAAACTCCGGTATCTGGCGATGCCGGGTGCGCCCCACCAAAACTTTGACGACCTCGTGCCCCTGACGGCGCAGAATCGAGGCCAACGAGAGGGCCTGGGTGAGATGTCCCCTACCCTCGCCCTGTACGATAAAGAGATAACGCATCACGCTTTTTCCTTTTGATATTCCACGACCGACCAGTTCCCGTCGAAATCTTCGACCAAAGCGGTCATCGACTCGACCCAGTCGCCCGAATTGAGGTAATGTATGTCGCCTATCATGCGATCGTCGGCATGATGGATATGGCCGCAAATGACACCGGCACAATTTTTCCGCCGGGCAATGTCACACAACGAGTCTTCGAAGTCGCTGATGTAGGAGACCGATGCCTTGACCGACTGTTTCACCTGTTGCGAAATAGACTTGTAGGGCAGCCCTTTCTTGCGGCGACGGCGGTTGTAGATGCGATTGAGCCCCATGAGCAGGCTGTACCCCACATCTCCCACCTTGGCCAACCAGCTGAACCGCGTCGTAATCGTGTCGAAAACATCGCCGTGCAGGACATAGTAACGACGCGCGCCGCTCTCATGGACATAGTCGCGGCAGATGGTGAAATTGGGAATTTCGAGCGGGAGGATACGGTCAAGAAAATCGTCGTGGTTACCCCGCAGGTAAATGATGCGCGTGTGGGGCAATATCGACAACAACCGCTTGATAAAATAGGTGTGCCGCTTCTTCCATTTCGGTTTCTTGCCCCGGACAATCTCCCAGCCGTCGATGATGTCGCCGCAGAGTATCAGCGTTTCACAGGTGTGTGCCTTCAAGAAAAGATTGGCCTCTTTGGCCTTGGACCATTTCGAACCGAGGTGTATGTCCGACATGACGATGGTCCGGTACTCTTTGTTCTTCATTCTTTCTGTTTTGCTCTGCAAAAGAACGACATGTATATTTCTGGAAGAATACAATCGTGTGACAATTCCATAACAACTTCACAGAGCAGCGAGTTTATGCTGCCGGCCGATTATTCGCAGGAACGACAGGCGGTGAGAAAGCGCCTTCCCGCGACAAACGTTCGGGCATGATGCAGATCGGAGAGAGGGGGAAACATAAGGCACCGCCCACGCAAGGAGGCGGGAGAAAAAACCGGGCACACCCCGTATTGGGGCGTGCCCGGTGGCTAATGGGCTGTTTCCCGACAAGGCGCGACGCGTCAATCGGCAATGACCTTGAACGAACGGCGAGCCTTTGAGGAGACTATATCGACGATGTAAAGACCCGAGCCATCGACCGGCGTGGCAAATTGCGGAGCGGTTCCGGTCGTGTCGAGCAGGCAATGGCCCGACATGTCATAGAGGTAGATGCGCTCCCCGCCTTCGAGACCGAGGACATAGAGCACATGGTCGTGGAGGTAGACTTTCCACGGCGTTTCGGTCGTCTCGCTCAGGCGGAATGCCAAAGAGAAACGCTGCGGGTCGTCTTCGGCCGACGAGGCGAAGAAGGTATAGGCCGACTCTTTGAGATCGGTGGCCTGCCCCGTGCGGTTGTCGATGAGCACAATGACATCATAATTCTCGGCCAACGTCTCCTCGGGAAGGTCGATGGTATAGAATCCGCTGTCGGCCACCGAAACACCTACCGAGGTATAGGCCGCCTCATCGACGGCGGCAGCCAACGAGAAGCGGGTGCCCGTCGAAGGATTGTCGATATAAATCTGCGGAACGGCAGGATTCATGCTCATAAACTTGATACCATCACGACCCACCTCATAGGTCAACGCCTCGGACGAACGTGTGGTGCGGAACAAGACCTTGTCGGCACCGGCCTCACCCTTGATGCGGAGCGAGAGGTTCATGCCCGTATTATCGGCAGCAAAAAGGCTTGTCGACTGAGGTTGCGGGAAGAGGAGCGACTCTTTCTCGTCGTGTCCGATGATAGCGGTTTGGGTAAAGTACCCGTCGCCCAACTTGGCCTGGCCACCCGTCCATGATTCAATGGTGTTGTAGGTAGAACCGTCGTAGTCGTAAAGGAGGTGGGGCAAATCCATATCGGCAAAGTCGTAAGAGGCGACCAGATAGGGAATGCCGAAGAGGTTCCAACCCATATTCTCCTTGTGGGTAAACCGCGGCGTTCCGTCACTCTCGACCTCGGTGAGGTTGTGCTGGGTGAGCGAAACGGTCTTGTCGGTATTCGTCTCGGTATATATGGCCGCATTGGCATCACGTCCCGTGAAGCGGTAGGTCCCGGCCTGCGTGAGGCAAAGGCCAAATCCCTCTCCGGCGTCGAAAACGGTCTCCTCTACCCAATAGGGTGAGTTGGAGGCATGATAGCGAGTAAGCGACTCGGCACGGCCGCGGCCGTCGTAAATGGCTATGGTATCGCCGGCCCCCCAAGCCAAGCGTGCGGGTGCGTAGGTGGTACCGTCATAGGCCACCCGACTGATGCTGTCGCGCTGCAAAGCATAGGGGAAGGCGGCTAATTGCCACCCGGCGCCAAAAGTCCGCTCGACAGCCACATAAGCGAGACTCACGGTATTACCGTTGCCATAAAGCGAGGTTCCTTCTTTGAGGAGGAGGTATCCGGGAGCAAAGGTCGTCGAGAGATTTTCGAGCACAAGGTTCCCGTCGTGCACATACACGACCGAACCGGCGGCCGGAGCCTGTGTGGCTTTATATCCGCCCTTGATGTTCCACGTCTCGAAACAACCGTAATCGACGGCTGCGCCAAAGATGCGTGCATTGCCCAAAATGTCGCGATCGGAAGCGAAATCGACATACCCTGCATATTTTTGCGGAATGGCCGGGTCGGCATCACCGGCATCGATGGCTTTGCCCATCTCTTTGAGCTGGAAAGAAAGTTCATCGGCAAGGTAGGTATTATAGGGATTGCCGTCGCCCGGCATGGGCGATGTCACATCATAGAGCGGGTCATAAAGGGCGCGTTGCGAGGTAGCCAGCGTATTGAACATGGCCCCGTTGTTTGCATGCGTCACGGGCACGACGTTCTCGGGGGCATCGACGGTGACATTCACGAGCGTACCGCCGTTGTTGGCCATGACCGGTTCTCCGGCAGCAGGGATATTTGCAGCGACAAGCACGTTATAGAGCAGGCCTCCGTCGTTGCGCACCACGGGATCGTTACCGGCCACGGTGAACCCATGCACATAACTGTTGCGCATCACGACACCGTCGGCGAGACTTACCGGAGCCGCGTCGCTCCCCGATGCCGAGGTGATTTCAAAGCCGTCGAGCAGGGCCATGCCGTCGAAGGATTCACTTCCCGAAGCCACACCTCCGATAACGGTGCGCGGCGCAGACGATGCCAGCAAGCCGGGACGGGCGGCAGCTACATCGGCAACGGTCACTTGGGGCGACACGTCGGGAGCGGTCACCGTATCGGTGTAATTCGTCTGCACGCTGCCATAAACCGACACACCGTCATGCAAAGTGATCTCCTCGTTGGTGCGACC
This portion of the Candidatus Caccoplasma merdavium genome encodes:
- a CDS encoding UDP-2,3-diacylglucosamine diphosphatase, encoding MKNKEYRTIVMSDIHLGSKWSKAKEANLFLKAHTCETLILCGDIIDGWEIVRGKKPKWKKRHTYFIKRLLSILPHTRIIYLRGNHDDFLDRILPLEIPNFTICRDYVHESGARRYYVLHGDVFDTITTRFSWLAKVGDVGYSLLMGLNRIYNRRRRKKGLPYKSISQQVKQSVKASVSYISDFEDSLCDIARRKNCAGVICGHIHHADDRMIGDIHYLNSGDWVESMTALVEDFDGNWSVVEYQKEKA